In a single window of the Micromonospora sp. WMMD1155 genome:
- a CDS encoding serine/threonine-protein kinase, translated as MSIPPQVGRYRIAHPVGAGAFATVWLAYDDELRSPVAVKVLADNWSQRADIRGRFRQEARFMRQVDSDHLVRVLDVGELPDGRPYLVMTYAAGGSLADRLDDGPMPVREALRVAADIARAVAVLHDNGVLHRDLKPSNVLFDTTAAGDRVLVADLGLAKTLAHASGFTVLAGTPAYMAPEQLVPGGGLDVRADVYAIGALTHHMLTGSPPGRPATPRASAAVERVVRRALHRDPDRRWPTAAAYAEALEGLLATRQVTVRPPPHRVRRSVAAVGVVAAALVMAGSADPPTAPHGWARVGDATGTVSVAVPDGWARHLRDRGWNPAVIGLTEVRRPGLLVGADLTEWSDVDSAAPGVFVGVSRALPTTDRPTLPDHSECTDASGRAVTVGALSGTVRHWARCGGTERSFSEVTLAGAGGSFGVYVQVKQTDGVDRTDEVLDTLRLDDPLLPQG; from the coding sequence GTGTCCATCCCGCCACAGGTCGGTCGCTACCGCATCGCGCACCCGGTCGGCGCCGGCGCGTTCGCCACCGTCTGGTTGGCGTACGACGACGAGCTGCGGTCGCCGGTGGCGGTGAAGGTGCTCGCCGACAACTGGTCGCAGCGGGCCGACATCCGGGGGCGCTTCCGCCAGGAGGCCCGGTTCATGCGGCAGGTCGACTCGGACCATCTGGTCCGGGTGCTGGACGTCGGTGAGCTGCCCGACGGCCGGCCGTACCTGGTGATGACGTACGCCGCGGGCGGCAGTCTCGCCGACCGACTGGACGACGGGCCGATGCCGGTGCGCGAGGCACTGCGCGTCGCCGCCGACATCGCGCGGGCGGTGGCCGTCCTGCATGACAACGGTGTACTGCACCGCGACCTCAAACCCTCCAACGTCCTGTTCGACACCACCGCGGCCGGGGATCGGGTGCTGGTCGCCGACCTGGGGTTGGCCAAGACCCTCGCGCACGCCTCCGGGTTCACCGTGCTCGCCGGCACTCCCGCCTACATGGCGCCCGAGCAGCTCGTCCCCGGCGGTGGGCTCGACGTGCGCGCCGACGTGTACGCGATCGGCGCCCTGACGCATCACATGCTCACCGGGTCGCCGCCGGGGCGACCGGCGACACCGCGCGCGTCCGCCGCCGTCGAGCGGGTCGTCCGCCGGGCACTGCACCGCGACCCGGACCGCCGTTGGCCGACCGCCGCCGCGTACGCGGAGGCGCTGGAAGGTCTGCTCGCCACGCGGCAGGTCACGGTCCGACCACCCCCGCACCGGGTCCGCCGGTCCGTCGCCGCCGTCGGCGTCGTGGCCGCTGCGCTGGTCATGGCGGGGTCCGCCGACCCTCCCACCGCGCCGCATGGCTGGGCGCGGGTGGGCGACGCGACCGGCACCGTCTCGGTGGCCGTGCCGGACGGCTGGGCGAGGCACCTGCGCGACAGGGGTTGGAACCCTGCGGTGATCGGTCTGACCGAGGTACGCCGTCCGGGCCTGCTCGTCGGGGCGGATCTCACCGAGTGGTCCGACGTCGACAGCGCGGCACCCGGCGTCTTCGTCGGAGTGAGCCGTGCGCTGCCCACCACGGACCGGCCGACGCTGCCCGACCACAGCGAATGCACCGATGCCTCCGGGCGAGCGGTCACCGTCGGCGCCCTCAGCGGAACCGTGCGGCACTGGGCGCGCTGCGGAGGCACCGAGAGGTCCTTCAGCGAGGTCACCCTGGCCGGCGCGGGAGGCTCCTTCGGCGTGTACGTCCAGGTCAAACAGACCGACGGCGTCGACCGCACCGACGAGGTCCTCGACACGCTGCGGCTGGACGATCCGCTGCTCCCGCAAGGCTAG
- a CDS encoding RNA polymerase sigma factor has translation MGIGFDTEELARRSAAGDRAALDELLAAIGPRVLEQCGRFLPCRQDAEEAAQDALMQVARHIERFEGRSLFSTWLHTVVANCARQTYRSLRRRAAEVPSASLPVDVVDPRTTSVIAGSRLDLLDALDRLEAHRPELVTALVLRDMCQLDYQEIAGQLGIPVGTLKSRIHHARRHVRESLQGG, from the coding sequence GTGGGGATCGGATTCGACACCGAGGAGCTGGCCCGGCGGTCGGCGGCCGGCGACCGCGCCGCCCTCGACGAGCTGCTGGCCGCGATCGGTCCGCGGGTCCTTGAACAGTGTGGCCGCTTCCTGCCCTGCCGGCAGGACGCCGAGGAGGCCGCGCAGGACGCGTTGATGCAGGTCGCCCGGCACATCGAGCGGTTCGAGGGTCGGTCGTTGTTCTCGACCTGGTTGCACACCGTGGTCGCCAACTGCGCCCGGCAGACCTACCGGTCGTTGCGGCGACGCGCCGCCGAGGTGCCGAGCGCGTCGCTGCCCGTCGACGTGGTCGATCCCCGTACGACGAGCGTCATCGCCGGATCCCGCCTCGATCTCCTCGACGCGCTGGACCGGCTGGAGGCCCATCGGCCGGAGCTGGTGACGGCTCTCGTGCTGCGCGACATGTGTCAGCTCGACTACCAGGAGATCGCCGGGCAACTGGGCATCCCGGTAGGCACGCTGAAGTCCCGGATCCATCACGCTCGCCGGCACGTGCGGGAGTCGTTGCAGGGCGGTTGA
- the helR gene encoding RNA polymerase recycling motor ATPase HelR, which produces MFDLPDSLSPKADPALIARDEQHFAAMAENLAQVTADLTDRLDTARRAPGGKGRQAVDRDDEIRRLSARLRALSRYGLDLCLGHVVEAGNPDPVYVGRRGLTDSEGRRLLLDWRSPAAEPFFGATHANPMGLASRRRYRWTRGRISDYWDEVFTPDGFVGHAAALDDQSAFIASLGSARSSRMRDVLSTIQADQDAIIRAGSAGALVVDGGPGTGKTVVALHRTAYLLYSDPRLGHRRGGVLFVGPHQPYLAYVADVLPSLGEEDVQTCTLTDLVPEGATATVDTDPEVARLKSSARLVEVIDAAVRFYEDPPGTPMTITTEDADIRLTADDWADAFEAPGPGTPHNEARDEIWEELLTILVDRYDGEMPDDALRASLLRDQALRAAVNSAWPVLDPADVVGDLWSVPAYLRRCAPWLSPEEVRTLQRDDPRAWTVSDLPFLDAARQRLGDPEGAGRKGRRDPAAAVERDHMARVVDELLAADAYDDGEGLLAMLRQPDLHEVLVDDSALPDTDPDLLAGPFAHIVVDEAQELTDAQWQMLLSRCPSRSFTIVGDRAQARHGFTESWEERLRRVGLDRITMASLTINYRTPSEVMAEAEPVIRAVLPDANVPTSIRGNGLPVVRGPVSELRSILDTWLADHADGIACVVGDPTFPPTSRVRSLSPERAKGLEFDLVVLVDPDSFGTGIEGAVDRYVAMTRATQRLVILTGR; this is translated from the coding sequence GTGTTCGACCTCCCCGACTCCCTCTCCCCCAAGGCCGACCCGGCACTCATAGCCCGCGACGAGCAGCACTTCGCGGCCATGGCGGAGAACCTCGCGCAGGTGACCGCCGACCTGACCGACCGCCTCGACACCGCGCGCCGGGCCCCCGGCGGCAAGGGTCGGCAGGCGGTGGACCGGGACGACGAGATCCGCCGGCTGAGCGCCCGTCTGCGGGCGCTCAGCCGCTACGGACTGGACCTGTGCCTCGGCCACGTGGTCGAGGCGGGCAACCCCGATCCGGTGTACGTCGGGCGTCGCGGTCTCACCGACAGCGAGGGGCGACGGTTGCTGCTCGACTGGCGGTCCCCCGCTGCCGAACCGTTCTTCGGCGCGACCCACGCCAACCCGATGGGTCTGGCGAGCCGCCGCCGGTACCGCTGGACGCGTGGCCGGATCAGCGACTACTGGGACGAGGTCTTCACCCCGGACGGGTTCGTGGGACACGCCGCCGCGCTCGACGACCAGTCCGCGTTCATCGCCAGCCTGGGCAGCGCCCGGTCGAGCCGGATGCGCGACGTGCTCAGCACCATCCAGGCCGACCAGGACGCCATCATCCGCGCGGGGTCGGCGGGTGCCCTCGTCGTGGACGGCGGTCCGGGCACCGGGAAGACCGTCGTCGCCCTGCACCGCACCGCCTACCTGCTCTACTCCGACCCGCGTCTCGGTCACCGCCGGGGTGGGGTGCTCTTCGTCGGGCCGCACCAGCCCTACCTGGCGTACGTGGCGGACGTCCTGCCCAGCCTCGGTGAGGAGGACGTGCAGACCTGCACCCTGACCGATCTCGTTCCCGAGGGGGCCACGGCGACCGTCGACACCGATCCGGAGGTGGCCCGGTTGAAGTCCTCCGCCCGCCTGGTCGAGGTGATCGACGCGGCGGTCAGGTTCTACGAGGACCCGCCGGGCACACCGATGACGATCACGACCGAGGACGCAGACATCCGGTTGACCGCCGACGACTGGGCCGACGCGTTCGAGGCGCCGGGGCCGGGCACACCGCACAACGAGGCACGCGACGAGATCTGGGAGGAGCTGCTCACGATCCTCGTCGACAGGTACGACGGCGAGATGCCGGACGACGCGCTGCGGGCCTCACTGCTGCGCGACCAGGCGCTGCGGGCGGCCGTCAACAGTGCCTGGCCGGTGCTCGACCCGGCCGACGTCGTCGGCGACCTGTGGTCGGTGCCCGCGTACCTGCGTCGGTGCGCGCCGTGGCTCAGCCCGGAGGAGGTCCGCACGCTGCAACGTGACGACCCCCGCGCCTGGACCGTGTCCGACCTGCCGTTCCTGGACGCGGCACGGCAACGCCTCGGCGACCCGGAAGGGGCGGGGCGCAAGGGTCGGCGCGACCCAGCCGCCGCCGTGGAACGGGACCACATGGCCCGGGTCGTCGACGAGCTGCTCGCCGCCGACGCCTACGACGACGGTGAGGGCCTGCTGGCGATGCTGCGCCAACCGGACCTGCACGAGGTCCTGGTCGACGACTCGGCGCTGCCGGACACCGACCCGGATCTGCTCGCCGGCCCGTTCGCGCACATCGTCGTGGACGAGGCGCAGGAACTGACCGACGCCCAGTGGCAGATGCTGCTGTCGCGCTGCCCGTCGCGCAGTTTCACGATCGTCGGCGACCGCGCCCAGGCCCGGCACGGGTTCACCGAGTCGTGGGAGGAACGCCTCCGCCGGGTCGGGCTGGACCGGATCACCATGGCCTCGTTGACCATCAACTACCGGACGCCGTCGGAGGTCATGGCGGAGGCCGAGCCGGTCATCCGGGCCGTGCTGCCGGACGCCAACGTGCCGACCTCGATCCGCGGCAACGGGCTGCCCGTCGTTCGGGGGCCGGTGTCGGAGTTGAGGTCGATCCTCGACACCTGGCTCGCCGATCACGCCGACGGGATCGCCTGCGTCGTCGGCGACCCGACGTTCCCGCCGACGTCGCGCGTGCGGTCGCTGAGCCCGGAGCGGGCCAAGGGCCTGGAGTTCGACCTGGTCGTCCTCGTCGACCCGGACTCGTTCGGCACCGGCATCGAAGGGGCTGTCGACCGCTATGTGGCCATGACCCGGGCCACTCAGCGACTCGTGATCCTGACCGGTCGCTGA
- a CDS encoding type VII secretion target, producing the protein MEDGFAVDAEEIRAHARNIDALAARFAAVKAASAHIAQNDSAYGLLCGWIAGVLESKHVRQDELFAGVEENLTLAATGLRRTADDYDAVDVDNAGLITNVGKQLTP; encoded by the coding sequence ATGGAGGACGGCTTCGCTGTCGACGCGGAGGAGATCCGCGCCCACGCGCGTAACATCGACGCGTTGGCCGCACGCTTCGCGGCGGTGAAGGCGGCAAGCGCCCACATCGCGCAGAACGACTCGGCGTACGGGTTGCTGTGCGGGTGGATCGCCGGGGTCCTGGAGAGCAAACACGTTCGGCAGGACGAGTTGTTCGCCGGCGTCGAGGAGAACCTGACGCTGGCCGCCACCGGGCTGCGTCGCACCGCCGACGACTACGACGCGGTCGACGTCGACAACGCCGGCCTGATCACCAACGTCGGGAAGCAGTTGACCCCGTGA
- a CDS encoding EndoU domain-containing protein: MAKPGKPGGGSGGTGAGGGAGKPPKSYGGINAAKGITSAQQATGQATQQGHPPGVGPGSGSTKPAKPTPPPAPTTPPPAGGIHHSDASRKHIIEGDGGRQGGHLAGTGFSNKTEFPKSWDEAKILDAAHRVTQQGPPAKGPYPTKDADGNPAWAYDYVGVVDGVQVKTTVLADGEIRTAYPPDKTDPGVISNPPAPNPAPQGIPMGNPPRYSNPDVGGDGSWTWEGPKGNKIIRVVEDDQGNVTRTELGDYKKK, encoded by the coding sequence ATGGCGAAGCCCGGAAAACCCGGCGGCGGCAGCGGCGGCACGGGTGCCGGTGGCGGGGCGGGCAAACCCCCGAAGAGCTACGGCGGAATCAACGCCGCGAAGGGCATCACCAGTGCCCAGCAGGCCACCGGCCAGGCGACGCAGCAGGGCCACCCACCCGGTGTCGGCCCGGGGTCGGGCTCCACCAAGCCCGCGAAGCCGACCCCGCCTCCCGCGCCGACCACGCCGCCGCCGGCCGGCGGCATCCACCACAGCGACGCGTCCCGGAAGCACATCATCGAGGGCGACGGTGGTCGGCAGGGCGGTCACCTCGCGGGCACCGGCTTCTCCAACAAGACGGAGTTCCCGAAGAGCTGGGACGAGGCGAAGATCCTCGACGCCGCGCACCGGGTGACGCAGCAGGGGCCGCCGGCCAAGGGGCCGTACCCGACCAAGGACGCGGACGGCAACCCGGCGTGGGCCTACGACTACGTCGGTGTCGTCGACGGCGTGCAGGTCAAGACGACGGTGCTCGCCGACGGGGAGATCCGCACCGCCTACCCGCCGGACAAGACCGACCCGGGTGTGATCAGCAACCCGCCGGCGCCGAACCCCGCGCCGCAGGGAATCCCGATGGGCAACCCGCCCCGATACAGTAATCCCGACGTCGGCGGCGACGGGAGCTGGACCTGGGAGGGCCCGAAGGGCAACAAGATCATCAGAGTGGTCGAGGACGACCAGGGCAACGTCACGCGGACCGAGCTCGGCGACTACAAGAAGAAATGA
- a CDS encoding glycerophosphodiester phosphodiesterase family protein has product MTVQPVPSSLDRTGSRSGALRTRVAATVAALAVTGAAGAVALATSSPATAGPGSVVVSENFSSGSLPAGWNAVDGTWKVENGRLYGTSAGSGDNNKITFGRHLNDFRLEATMRFETVSAATRWASLGIDVPADGATPWWIATMRSGTTAANGLEFAQRTTANAWVVTNTASAPYAAGTGRDVRVAVEVHGNQARWIFDGREAMRTNSLQRSADGVQGLFVNGATVSYDDVTVTELAANGYLRPEGSPFTVIAHRGASAAAPENTLVAQEIARRGGADWIENDVQPSKDGVPFILHDSTVDRTTDGTGAIRDLTAAQIKALDAGSWFGPQYVGERVPTLAEQLADLRTRGGNLLLEIKGKHTRDEVATIIEVIRDEQMTSRVFVQSFEVDALRYTHELAPELPLGLLRSTLDADPVAIAKELHLTAYNPDGNALLAKPEVVAPLHAAGVAVMAWTMDSAGLWQRLERIGTDAIITNRAAELVGWNSAFLQRPSVDPTVEITSPVDGARLDRAQSPVIAVAATNADTLTVTLDGKKSAVGRKLDPARLTAGRHTISAQVTGPEGAATATSTFTVTVSQAGLGYLILTSGADPGAVTAMTTKLVHAQYAELATYADRQAGKLVPAEIAGVIAGDARTLALR; this is encoded by the coding sequence ATGACTGTCCAACCCGTACCATCGTCGCTCGATCGCACCGGGTCGAGGTCCGGCGCCCTGCGTACCCGGGTCGCCGCCACCGTCGCCGCGCTCGCCGTCACCGGCGCCGCCGGTGCGGTCGCCCTCGCGACCTCGTCGCCCGCCACCGCCGGACCGGGCAGCGTCGTCGTCTCGGAGAACTTCTCGTCGGGGTCGCTGCCCGCTGGTTGGAACGCGGTCGACGGCACCTGGAAGGTCGAGAACGGCCGGCTGTACGGAACCTCCGCCGGCTCCGGCGACAACAACAAGATCACCTTTGGTCGGCACCTGAACGACTTCCGCCTCGAGGCGACGATGCGCTTCGAGACGGTCTCCGCGGCGACCCGGTGGGCCTCGCTCGGCATCGACGTCCCCGCCGACGGCGCGACCCCGTGGTGGATCGCCACCATGCGCAGCGGCACCACCGCCGCCAACGGCCTCGAATTCGCCCAGCGCACCACGGCCAACGCCTGGGTCGTGACGAACACCGCCTCCGCCCCGTACGCCGCCGGCACCGGTCGGGACGTCCGGGTGGCGGTCGAGGTGCACGGCAACCAGGCCCGCTGGATCTTCGACGGCCGGGAGGCGATGCGGACGAACAGTCTCCAGCGCTCCGCCGACGGTGTGCAGGGGCTCTTCGTCAACGGTGCGACGGTGTCGTACGACGACGTCACGGTCACCGAGCTGGCGGCCAACGGCTACCTGCGACCCGAGGGCAGCCCGTTCACTGTGATCGCCCACCGCGGCGCGTCCGCCGCAGCACCGGAGAACACGCTCGTCGCGCAGGAGATCGCCCGTCGCGGCGGTGCGGACTGGATCGAGAACGACGTCCAGCCGAGCAAGGACGGCGTCCCGTTCATCCTGCACGACTCCACCGTCGACCGGACCACCGACGGCACCGGCGCCATCCGGGACCTGACCGCCGCGCAGATCAAGGCGCTCGACGCCGGCTCCTGGTTCGGCCCGCAGTACGTCGGCGAGCGGGTGCCCACCCTCGCCGAGCAGTTGGCGGACCTACGGACCCGGGGCGGCAACCTGCTTCTGGAGATCAAGGGCAAGCACACCCGCGACGAGGTCGCCACCATCATCGAGGTGATCCGCGACGAGCAGATGACGAGCCGGGTCTTCGTCCAGAGCTTCGAGGTCGACGCGCTGCGCTACACCCACGAACTCGCCCCCGAACTGCCGCTGGGTCTGCTTCGCAGCACCCTGGACGCCGACCCGGTGGCCATCGCGAAGGAGCTGCACCTGACCGCGTACAACCCGGACGGCAACGCGTTGCTGGCCAAGCCGGAGGTCGTCGCCCCGCTGCACGCGGCCGGGGTCGCCGTGATGGCCTGGACGATGGACTCAGCCGGCCTGTGGCAGCGGTTGGAGCGGATCGGCACCGACGCGATCATCACCAACCGTGCGGCCGAGCTGGTCGGCTGGAACTCGGCGTTCCTGCAGCGGCCTTCCGTCGACCCGACCGTGGAGATCACCTCGCCGGTCGACGGTGCTCGGCTCGACCGCGCGCAGTCCCCGGTGATCGCGGTCGCCGCGACCAACGCGGACACGCTCACCGTCACGCTCGACGGCAAGAAGTCGGCCGTCGGGCGCAAGCTCGACCCGGCCAGGCTGACCGCGGGTCGGCACACCATCTCCGCCCAGGTGACCGGGCCCGAGGGTGCCGCCACCGCGACGAGCACCTTCACCGTGACGGTGAGCCAGGCCGGTCTCGGCTACCTGATCCTCACCTCCGGAGCCGATCCTGGCGCGGTCACGGCGATGACCACCAAGTTGGTCCACGCCCAGTACGCCGAGCTGGCCACCTACGCCGACCGGCAGGCCGGCAAGCTGGTGCCGGCCGAGATCGCCGGCGTCATCGCCGGTGACGCCCGCACCCTCGCCCTCAGGTAG
- a CDS encoding cellulose binding domain-containing protein, which produces MPATPPQPRRTVAIILLDRIVALATATRRVLTGRDDVSRATWVAAVAALGVLAVTVVSVVGLLRTPEKLTPVTLDAPPSAEQVGTPSPDTPRAQAQPAASSPAVPAPPPTASATAVAPTVDASTRPTPTGTTASPTPAALNADFSIADNALLSYGAAVTITNPGSVAVPQWTLTVTLPRETLRVSAVEGARASRDGAVWTFVPDGGAGQVPGSASVRVTFRVNGSPAGAAPEACTIDGTACTGLTH; this is translated from the coding sequence GTGCCGGCAACACCACCCCAACCACGCCGTACCGTGGCGATCATCCTGCTGGACCGGATCGTGGCTCTCGCCACGGCCACCCGGCGGGTGCTCACCGGTCGGGACGACGTCTCGCGGGCCACCTGGGTGGCCGCTGTCGCGGCGCTCGGGGTGCTGGCCGTGACGGTCGTCTCCGTCGTCGGGCTGCTGCGGACGCCGGAGAAGCTGACGCCGGTGACCCTCGACGCGCCGCCGTCCGCCGAGCAGGTGGGCACCCCGTCGCCGGACACCCCCCGGGCGCAGGCGCAGCCGGCCGCGAGCAGCCCGGCGGTGCCCGCTCCCCCACCGACCGCGTCGGCCACCGCTGTCGCACCGACGGTCGACGCGTCGACCCGACCCACCCCGACCGGTACGACCGCCTCGCCCACGCCCGCCGCCCTGAACGCCGACTTCTCCATCGCGGACAACGCGTTGCTCAGCTACGGCGCGGCCGTGACGATCACCAACCCCGGGTCGGTGGCGGTTCCGCAGTGGACGCTCACCGTGACCCTGCCCCGTGAGACGCTGCGCGTCAGCGCGGTCGAGGGTGCCCGGGCCAGCCGCGACGGCGCGGTGTGGACGTTCGTGCCGGACGGGGGCGCCGGCCAGGTACCGGGCAGCGCGTCGGTCCGGGTGACGTTCCGGGTCAACGGCTCACCGGCCGGTGCCGCCCCCGAGGCGTGCACCATCGACGGGACCGCCTGCACCGGCCTGACGCACTGA
- a CDS encoding DUF742 domain-containing protein, with product MRSTGTADEAWYDDDAGPVARPYTMTGGRTAPTGGQFDLIALVVARRGATPSTPLFPEQARLVELCHHPVSVAEVGAELDLPLGTVRVLLGDLLTAGLIETHDPPMLSELPTEDLLEAILVGLRGL from the coding sequence GTGCGCAGCACCGGCACCGCTGACGAGGCGTGGTACGACGACGACGCGGGGCCGGTGGCCCGGCCGTACACGATGACCGGCGGGCGCACCGCGCCCACGGGCGGCCAGTTCGACCTGATCGCGCTGGTCGTCGCCCGTCGAGGGGCCACGCCGTCCACGCCACTCTTCCCTGAACAGGCGCGGCTCGTCGAGCTGTGCCACCATCCAGTGTCGGTGGCCGAGGTCGGCGCGGAGCTGGACCTTCCGTTGGGGACCGTCCGGGTGCTGCTCGGCGATCTGCTCACGGCCGGGCTGATCGAGACACACGACCCGCCGATGCTGTCGGAGCTGCCGACCGAGGACCTGCTGGAGGCGATCCTCGTCGGGCTTCGCGGTCTGTGA
- a CDS encoding roadblock/LC7 domain-containing protein has product MTSAVVTNEGLTGALDRLVDRVHGAEFAVVLSPDGLPLGGSRQVGAELIEQISGVVAGLIGLGLAATRVCEGGALRQVVVQMSRAFLFIATIPNGTILTVRIAGDDVEVGDMAYEVALFVGQAERHLPIRLGPASSVTIGETGAQHRHR; this is encoded by the coding sequence ATGACGTCCGCAGTGGTCACCAACGAGGGTCTGACCGGTGCCCTGGACCGCCTGGTCGACCGAGTGCACGGCGCGGAGTTCGCCGTGGTGCTCTCCCCCGACGGGCTGCCCCTCGGCGGCTCCCGGCAGGTGGGGGCGGAGCTTATCGAGCAGATCTCCGGTGTGGTCGCCGGTCTGATCGGGTTGGGGTTGGCCGCCACCCGGGTCTGCGAGGGAGGTGCGCTACGTCAGGTCGTGGTGCAGATGTCGCGGGCGTTCCTCTTCATCGCCACCATCCCGAACGGCACCATCCTCACCGTGCGGATCGCCGGTGACGACGTCGAGGTCGGCGACATGGCCTACGAGGTGGCGCTGTTCGTCGGGCAGGCCGAGCGGCACCTGCCGATCCGTCTGGGGCCGGCCTCCTCGGTGACGATCGGGGAGACAGGTGCGCAGCACCGGCACCGCTGA
- a CDS encoding ATP-binding protein: protein MTRDEMRLIRVRLVVLAAVLVSLWSYAAYVAGQDAMDLLRVRALADTLGQPVDRLILGLQTERRLTAETVTGAAPVAAPLVGAREGTDRATAEIREFAEGHDLRLLSAGDVRDRAGELVRRLDGLSTVRSRVDAGRLDPAQAVDAYDQVIDVAFRVYGPEWGAYESALAADTRAVIALARARELLAREDTLVSAALITGRLEADQRRGLTDLVSSQRYARGEAAAGLPADGQGEYQRLVGGPDFANLLALEDLLFRGDGGTALTGITVPAWRAAADTALGALQTLVTTTARSSAERAAPGAAAVVARTGAVVGLGLIVVVVLLLGWVSTVRRLTVGPARPDEAPVPVPPSAPAGTAPGGGVDDLFLRLTRRNQALLRDQLSLLDGMQRRERSAEETSELFHLDHLTTRVRRNVEKLITLAGATPARRWRRPVPLLDVARGAVAEVPEYHRVLIAPHWPWSLAGPAVTDVVHLLSELIENAVTHSAADTTVRVAGEHRPQGCAVLVIDDGPGLEASALAEANHLLDDPPPDGPPPGLAGLYAAAVLADRCGAHVSLRPSRRGGTAAIVLLPAGLVTSHGNGPGAAAAAPDPTHPPTRDAADPPAPNGDGALPTRVRHAGPSGFENDRTSLDTVEIPIARTARRHP, encoded by the coding sequence GTGACGCGTGACGAGATGCGACTGATCCGGGTCAGACTCGTCGTGCTGGCCGCCGTGCTGGTCTCACTCTGGTCGTACGCGGCCTATGTGGCCGGTCAGGACGCGATGGACCTGCTGCGGGTGCGCGCCCTGGCCGACACCCTGGGCCAACCCGTGGACCGCCTGATCCTGGGCTTGCAGACCGAACGCCGGCTGACGGCCGAGACGGTCACCGGAGCCGCGCCCGTGGCGGCGCCGCTCGTCGGAGCGCGCGAGGGCACCGACCGGGCCACCGCCGAGATCCGCGAGTTCGCCGAGGGCCACGACCTCCGCCTGCTCAGCGCCGGTGACGTCCGGGACCGGGCCGGGGAGCTGGTCCGGCGGCTCGACGGTCTGAGCACGGTCCGCTCCCGGGTGGACGCCGGGCGTCTCGACCCGGCCCAGGCGGTCGACGCGTACGACCAGGTCATCGACGTCGCCTTCCGGGTGTACGGCCCGGAGTGGGGCGCGTACGAGAGCGCGTTGGCCGCCGACACCCGCGCGGTGATCGCGCTGGCCCGCGCCCGGGAGTTGCTCGCCCGGGAGGACACCCTGGTCAGCGCGGCCCTGATCACCGGGCGGCTCGAAGCCGACCAGCGGCGCGGACTGACCGACCTCGTCAGCAGCCAGCGGTACGCACGCGGCGAGGCGGCGGCCGGGTTGCCCGCCGACGGCCAGGGCGAATACCAGCGACTGGTGGGCGGCCCCGACTTCGCGAACCTGCTCGCTCTGGAGGACCTGCTGTTCCGGGGCGACGGCGGCACCGCTCTGACCGGGATCACCGTCCCGGCCTGGCGGGCCGCCGCGGACACCGCGCTCGGCGCGTTGCAGACACTCGTGACGACCACCGCCCGCAGCAGTGCCGAGCGGGCGGCGCCGGGGGCGGCCGCCGTGGTCGCGCGTACCGGCGCGGTGGTGGGGCTCGGCCTCATCGTCGTGGTCGTGCTGCTGCTGGGCTGGGTGAGCACCGTCCGCCGCCTGACCGTCGGCCCGGCCAGGCCGGACGAGGCCCCCGTCCCGGTCCCGCCGTCCGCGCCCGCTGGGACGGCACCGGGTGGCGGCGTCGACGACCTGTTCCTGCGGCTCACCCGGCGCAACCAGGCCCTGCTGCGCGACCAACTCAGCCTGCTGGACGGGATGCAACGCCGGGAGCGGTCCGCCGAGGAGACCAGCGAGCTGTTCCACCTCGACCACCTCACCACCCGGGTCCGGCGCAACGTGGAGAAGCTGATCACCCTCGCCGGTGCGACGCCCGCCCGCCGTTGGCGGCGACCGGTGCCCCTGCTGGACGTGGCGCGCGGCGCGGTCGCCGAGGTGCCGGAGTACCACCGGGTTCTGATCGCGCCGCACTGGCCGTGGTCGCTGGCGGGTCCCGCCGTCACCGACGTCGTCCACCTGCTGTCGGAGCTGATCGAGAACGCGGTCACCCACTCGGCGGCGGACACCACGGTCCGCGTCGCGGGCGAGCACCGACCGCAGGGCTGCGCCGTCCTGGTCATCGACGACGGGCCCGGCCTGGAGGCGTCCGCGCTGGCCGAGGCGAACCACCTGCTCGACGACCCGCCGCCGGACGGCCCTCCCCCGGGTCTCGCGGGCCTGTACGCGGCCGCCGTGCTGGCCGACAGGTGCGGCGCCCACGTCTCGTTGCGTCCCAGCCGACGCGGTGGGACGGCGGCGATCGTGCTCCTCCCGGCCGGGCTGGTCACGTCCCACGGCAACGGCCCTGGTGCGGCCGCCGCAGCGCCCGACCCCACCCACCCGCCCACCCGCGACGCCGCCGATCCGCCCGCCCCGAACGGCGACGGTGCGCTGCCGACACGGGTTCGCCACGCCGGGCCGTCCGGCTTCGAAAACGACAGGACCAGCCTCGACACGGTCGAGATACCGATCGCCAGAACAGCAAGGAGACATCCATGA